The following are encoded together in the Pseudomonadota bacterium genome:
- a CDS encoding flagellar basal body protein, whose protein sequence is MTVGLNNTLNTSRLSLLSQQANIDIIGHNVANVNTPGYSRQVGIVQTTPPLADALGMRGTGVTTTRIMNLYDRFVGMQLNIENSNKGMWNTRGSALADLERTFNETSDYGLLPVMGEFWNAWEDLANNPEGIAQRVSVVE, encoded by the coding sequence ATGACTGTCGGACTCAATAATACCCTGAATACTTCGCGCTTGTCACTCCTGAGCCAACAGGCCAATATTGACATAATTGGCCATAATGTAGCGAATGTCAATACCCCGGGCTATTCCCGGCAGGTCGGCATTGTCCAGACGACGCCACCCCTGGCCGACGCCCTGGGAATGAGGGGAACCGGGGTGACGACCACCCGGATTATGAACCTCTACGACCGCTTTGTCGGTATGCAGCTGAATATCGAAAATAGTAATAAGGGCATGTGGAATACCCGCGGCAGCGCATTAGCTGATCTGGAGCGGACCTTTAATGAAACCAGTGATTATGGCCTGTTGCCGGTAATGGGTGAATTCTGGAATGCCTGGGAGGATCTGGCCAATAATCCCGAAGGTATTGCCCAGCGGGTTTCAGTGGTTGAAA